One region of Chaetodon auriga isolate fChaAug3 chromosome 5, fChaAug3.hap1, whole genome shotgun sequence genomic DNA includes:
- the LOC143320998 gene encoding tubulin beta-1 chain, protein MREIVHLQAGQCGNQIGAKFWEVISDEHGIDPTGTYHGDSDLQLDRINVYYNEATGGKYVPRAVLVDLEPGTMDSVRSGPFGQVFRPDNFVFGQSGAGNNWAKGHYTEGAELVDSVLDVVRKEAESCDCLQGFQLTHSLGGGTGSGMGTLLISKIREEYPDRIMNTFSVVPSPKVSDTVVEPYNATLSVHQLVENTDETYCIDNEALYDICFRTLKLTTPSYGDLNHLVSATMSGVTTCLRFPGQLNADLRKLAVNMVPFPRLHFFMPGFAPLTSRGSQQYRSLTVPELTQQMFDAKNMMAACDPRHGRYLTVAAIFRGRMSMKEVDEQMLNVQNKNSSYFVEWIPNNVKTAVCDIPPRGLKMAATFIGNSTAIQELFKRISEQFTAMFRRKAFLHWYTGEGMDEMEFTEAESNMNDLVSEYQQYQDATAEEEGEFDDDGEEEVA, encoded by the exons ATGAGGGAAATTGTGCATCTTCAAGCCGGCCAGTGTGGGAACCAGATTGGTGCCAAG TTTTGGGAGGTGATCAGTGATGAGCATGGCATTGACCCAACTGGTACATACCATGGTGACAGTGATCTGCAGCTGGACAGGATCAATGTCTACTACAATGAAGCCACAG GTGGTAAATATGTGCCCCGTGCAGTGCTGGTTGATCTGGAGCCAGGCACCATGGACTCTGTGAGGTCTGGACCTTTCGGCCAGGTTTTCAGGCCAGACAACTTTGTTTTTG GTCAGAGTGGTGCTGGAAACAATTGGGCTAAGGGTCACTACACTGAGGGTGCTGAGCTGGTGGACTCTGTCCTGGATGTGGtgaggaaggaggcagagagctgTGACTGCTTGCAGGGCTTTcagctcacacactctctcGGTGGGGGTACGGGCTCTGGTATGGGCACCCTGCTGATCAGCAAGATCCGTGAAGAGTACCCTGACCGCATCATGAACACGTTCAGCGTGGTGCCTTCCCCAAAAGTATCAGACACAGTCGTTGAGCCCTACAACGCCACGCTATCGGTCCACCAGCTGGTAGAAAACACAGACGAGACCTACTGCATCGACAATGAGGCCCTGTACGACATCTGTTTCCGCACCCTCAAACTCACAACCCCCTCTTACGGAGACCTCAACCACTTGGTTTCTGCAACCATGAGCGGCGTCACTACCTGCCTCAGGTTCCCCGGACAGCTCAACGCTGACCTGCGGAAGCTGGCGGTAAACATGGTGCCATTCCCCCGTCTGCACTTCTTCATGCCAGGCTTTGCTCCCCTCACAAGCAGAGGCAGCCAGCAGTACAGATCGCTCACCGTGCCAGAGCTCACCCAGCAGATGTTTGATGCCAAAAACATGATGGCCGCCTGCGACCCACGCCACGGCCGCTACCTGACAGTGGCTGCCATCTTCCGTGGCCGCATGTCCATGAAGGAGGTGGATGAGCAGATGCTGAAtgtgcagaacaaaaacagcagctacTTTGTTGAATGGATCCCCAACAACGTCAAGACCGCCGTCTGCGACATTCCTCCCCGTGGCCTCAAGATGGCTGCCACCTTCATCGGAAACAGCACTGCCATCCAGGAGCTTTTCAAGCGCATCTCTGAGCAGTTCACCGCCATGTTCAGGCGCAAAGCTTTCCTCCACTGGTACACTGGCGAGGGTATGGATGAGATGGAATTCACCGAGGCAGAGAGCAACATGAACGACCTGGTGTCTGAGTACCAGCAGTACCAGGACGccactgctgaggaggagggagagtttgACGATGACGGCGAGGAGGAGGTGGCCTAA
- the bcl2l16 gene encoding BCL2 like 16 codes for MCQSEVPEARLGLNSPDPLVREAFLMAHDYIEYVTTGGADGAMGPAPTACTAALRHAGDELLTRFPIFFRRWPRIFQDVTENTACSMLMSILDEHFFPPVPGGRRRDLAWSAVLSVYVLAGQMALHCNERGMVVVLPRLKECVGAYVERVICPEIRHKGGWSGFVSRFGEKQGLEVQVKKVCCWTLLALALSIVTYFLWKRMAA; via the exons ATGTGCCAGTCTGAGGTGCCAGAGGCCAGACTGGGCCTGAACAGTCCTGACCCGCTGGTCAGAGAGGCTTTTCTGATGGCCCATGACTACATAGAATATGTAACCACAGGGGGGGCAGATGGCGCCATGGGGCCTGCCCCCACGGCCTGCACCGCAGCCCTGCGCCACGCCGGAGACGAGCTCCTCACTCGATTCCCCATCTTCTTCAGGCGCTGGCCTCGCATCTTCCAGGATGTGACGGAGAACACAGCCTGCTCCATGCTCATGAGCATCCTGGACGAGCACTTCTTTCCCCCTGTCCCTGGGGGACGGCGCAGGGACCTGGCCTGGAGTGCAGTGCTGTCAGTATATGTGCTGGCTGGTCAGATGGCACTGCACTGCAATGAGAGGGGCATGGTGGTGGTCCTGCCACGGCTGAAGGAGTGTGTGGGGGCATACGTGGAGAGGGTCATCTGCCCTGAGATAAGACACAAGGGAGGATGG AGCGGTTTTGTGTCACGCTTTGGAGAGAAGCAAGGCTTGGAAGTCCAGGTGAAGAAAGTGTGCTGTTGGACACTGTTGGCATTGGCGTTAAGCATCGTCACCTACTTCTTGTGGAAAAGAATGGCTGCTTAG